In one Yarrowia lipolytica chromosome 1A, complete sequence genomic region, the following are encoded:
- a CDS encoding uncharacterized protein (Compare to YALI0A07601g, weakly similar to uniprot|P08640 Saccharomyces cerevisiae YIR019c STA1 extracellular alpha-1 4-glucan glucosidase) gives MASTTKPALPPLVTDPATATQLALAGWTSTVAVDPTQTALDIDLPSNTAGLVLLLQPSKAPVLQNGCAECGPPISCLMCPSSFQCLMGVQTDCSTCPPLRCVALSDGTTASASSTASSTNSTASETPAPSEGSASPKIIGGVLGGVGGLIILALVMFFILWNKKHRKQPIRNKSKINRTRSPNLKKRDASGIIIDDNYLRELQDPLGCVRESHAELHEDRNSYKSLSTLFEDNSSTSSPKSPILIYTRRERTNRVRTPVLHQQFEHTDDTHYYEPDLIVPQPAQPVHQPRGLSAIFHLPKPITSRLSLGSLFSDTGRLSLSFKSSPSSSVKQDTSLPQFSTPSTARDSSLTMSSNASNIIPIAYMPGVLDYSSIADQYSAYQERKAARRRENQQEAKTTSEHVEDVSDYDPYMSPVDSTKNSSPRGSPLKEYTTLSKNPDDNGLSSSTTTRFGPPLSSIYSSPILQPPPLNTIQHIPNSSSLSTLFHAPSTPVPATPPLNVSGKFVSMIRETHSHQSSISSIATMSTASFERLWDQTGALVADENHIPPSPPSMNTPSALDAPADCSSPLISPASQTTDMQFVSAPTSPHMEVPSVRERYSTSGVSDPSRRISTPSMAESAISDPQQRYSMTTTASFVSGESAPYLATTSSSDRPAPYAPGELSVSRESLTSIQPSVIISRASTMTRNRIEGRAMDVSFPPRSSSLRRTRSDRGDTAP, from the coding sequence ATGGCTAGTACTACCAAACCCGCGCTCCCGCCCCTGGTGACCGACCCAGCGACAGCCACCCAGCTTGCCCTGGCCGGATGGACGTCCACAGTGGCTGTTGAcccgacacaaacagcccTGGACATCGATCTACCCTCCAATACAGCTGGTCTGGTTCTCTTACTGCAACCCAGCAAAGCTCCGGTGCTGCAGAACGGCTGTGCCGAGTGTGGTCCGCCCATTAGCTGTCTCATGTGTCCGAGCTCGTTCCAGTGTCTTATGGGGGTGCAAACCGACTGTTCGACGTGTCCGCCGCTTCGCTGTGTGGCGTTGAGCGATGGCACGACCGCTTCGGCATCGTCCACAGCCTCAAGCACCAACAGCACCGCTTCAGAGACTCCAGCGCCTTCGGAAGGCTCAGCGTCTCCCAAGATCATCGGAGGAGTGCTTGGAGGAGTCGGCGGACTCATCATACTGGCGTTGGTTATGTTCTTCATCCTGTGGAACAAGAAGCACCGGAAACAGCCGATCCGCAACAAGAGCAAGATCAATCGCACCCGCTCACCCAATCTGAAGAAACGCGACGCGTCAGGCATCATTATCGACGACAACTACCTGCGAGAACTCCAGGACCCGCTCGGGTGCGTCCGAGAGTCTCACGCTGAGCTGCACGAAGACAGAAACAGCTACAAGAGTCTCAGCACGCTGTTTGAGGACAACTCATCGACGAGCTCCCCAAAATCGCCCATTCTCATATACACACGCCGAGAACGCACCAACCGGGTCCGAACTCCGGTTCTACACCAGCAATTCGAACACACTGACGATACCCATTATTATGAGCCAGACCTGATTGTCCCCCAACCAGCTCAACCAGTACACCAGCCCAGAGGTCTGTCTGCAATCTTCCACCTTCCGAAACCAATCACAAGCCGTCTGTCGCTTGGCTCTCTCTTTTCAGACACAGGACGGCTGTCGCTGTCGTTCAAATCGTCCCCCAGCTCATCAGTCAAACAGGACACGTCTCTCCCGCAATTTTCAACACCGTCTACGGCTCGGGACTCGTCGCTGACCATGAGCTCCAACGCCTCCAACATCATCCCCATCGCTTACATGCCTGGGGTATTGGACTACAGCAGTATTGCCGACCAGTATTCTGCTTATCAAGAAAGAAAGGctgccagaagaagagagaatCAGCAAGAAGCAAAGACTACCTCGGAACACGTGGAAGATGTGTCAGACTACGATCCATACATGTCTCCTGTGGATTCTACCAAAAACAGCAGCCCTAGAGGAAGTCCACTTAAAGAGTACACTACTCTGTCCAAGAACCCCGACGACAACGGTTTGTCATCGTCAACCACGACCAGGTTTGGACCGCCATTATCCAGTATATATTCTTCTCCCATTCTTCAACCTCCTCCGTTGAACACTATTCAGCATATTCCcaactcctcttctctgtctACTCTCTTTCATGCTCCATCTACACCGGTCCCTGCAACTCCACCACTAAATGTGTCAGGCAAGTTTGTCTCCATGATACGTGAGACGCATTCTCACCAGTCCAGCATTTCGAGCATTGCTACCATGTCTACGGCTTCTTTTGAGCGGCTTTGGGACCAGACTGGAGCTCTTGTTGCCGACGAGAACCACattcctccttctccaccatcgATGAATACTCCATCAGCTCTCGATGCTCCCGCAGACTGCTCTAGCCCTCTAATCAGCCCTGCATCCCAAACCACAGACATGCAGTTTGTGTCTGCACCCACAAGTCCGCATATGGAGGTTCCGAgtgtgagagagagatacAGCACATCCGGTGTTTCTGACCCCAGTCGACGGATCAGTACACCCAGCATGGCTGAAAGTGCTATTTCGGATCCCCAACAACGATACAGTATGACCACCACGGCTTCATTTGTATCTGGAGAGTCTGCTCCATACCTGGCCactacaagcagctcaGACCGACCGGCTCCGTACGCTCCTGGCGAGTTGTCTGTTTCCCGGGAGTCTTTGACTAGCATCCAGCCGAGTGTGATCATCTCCCGGGCATCTACAATGACGCGAAACAGAATTGAGGGGAGAGCCATGGACGTGTCATTCCCTCCACGGTCGAGTTCTCTCAGAAGGACTAGATCTGACCGAGGTGATACAGCACCGTAG